The following nucleotide sequence is from Ailuropoda melanoleuca isolate Jingjing chromosome 12, ASM200744v2, whole genome shotgun sequence.
CCAACCAGCCTGGCGGTCATCTCCATGACCTTCTCGAACTACGTGCTGCAGCCCGTGTTCCCCAACTGCATCCCCCCAGCCACTGCCTCCCGCGCACTCTCCATGGCCTGCCTGAGTGAGCGCCCATCTTGGGCCCGCACCCTGCTCATCGCCCCTGTGCGGGAGGACTGAGTGGGTGGGGGGTCCCTCCAGCTGCCGGCCCCCTGTGAGCTCAGTCTCAGGGGGCGGGCTGCTTGCACTCCAGCTgtgggacggggcgggggggaatgcCGCCCTCCAGCAGCCTGGGGTGGGCTTGGCTGTGGCCCCCCGcccactctcctttcctccccagtgCTCCTGACGTGGGTGAACAGCTCCAGCGTGCGCTGGGCCACACGCATCCAGGACATCTTCACTGGCGGGAAGCTGCTGGCCCTGTCCCTCATCATTGGCGTGGGCTTTGTCCAGATCTTCCAAGGTAGGGCCAGGGTGGGGCCGTGCACAGGGCTGCGACGGCAACACTGACCCTTGACCTCTGGACCCCCAGGACACTTCGAGGAGCTGAGGCCCAGCAATGCCTTTGACTTCTGGATGACACCCTCCGTGGGTCACCTGGCTCTGGCCTTCCTCCAGGGCTCCTTTGCCTTCAGCGGCTGGAACTTCCTCAACTACGTCACTGAGGAGCTGGTCGACCCTCGAAAGTGAGTGGGAtgcccagccaggccctgggaaggggaggggtgcaACAGGGAGAGAGGCCGCCTCCCTGTACACACCCGCTGCCTCCTGGGGCTCGGTCTGGTCATCCACCTGACCGTGTGCGCTGCTGCTGGGACGCCGGCGCTCCCGCCTGGCCCTGCACTGCCTGGCTGTGGGCGGGTCGTGGCACCCCTCTGGGCCACAGAAACACCAAGTAGCGTTGTCCCGCTGTCCACGGATCCAGCTATTTGCATTTGGCCAAAATTGATCCGTGTGCGCATGACGCGCCCTATGGATGAAGCCAATGTCTCCGTCTGATGCTCAGCCAGGGGTCCCAACAGCGAACAGTTGGCAGCTGGGGCGGGGGCCGATAGGGCGTTCTGGGGGACCCTAGGTCTATGCACTGGGTTCCGGGGGCACTTTTCAAGGATTTTAGAGGATTTTCAAGGCTGATTTTAGCTATATGCACTTTTCTCTTTGTGTACCGACATTAGACGTATCCCTCGGGATCTGTTGTGGCCCTttccccatctgcccctcctcccaccagcctgcgcccaggctggggctggggggtggcagggggacAGCAGTgctgccccttccctgtcccAAAGCCCCCAACGGACCTGGACCTGGGAGATGGAGACTCAAAGTACTCCCTGGCTTGGTTTCCTGGACCCCACCTCCCAGCACCGTCCCCCCCCGGGGGGCTGACGCTGACacactccacccctgcccccaggaacCTACCTCGTGCCATTGTCATCTCCATCCCGCTGGTGACCTTTGTGTACACCTTCACCAACATCGCCTACTTCACTGCCATGTCCCCCCAGGAGCTGCTGGCCTCTAACGCAGTGGCCGTGGTGAGTGGGGTCCCACCTGTGCCTGGCTCCTGaccaccccaccctgcctcacGCATCACCTCTCTTCTGTGCCCACTCAGACCTTCGGGGAGAAGCTGCTGGGCTACTTTTCTTGGGTCATGCCCGTCTCCGTGGCACTTTCCACTTTTGGAGGGATCAATGGCTACCTGTTCACCTCCTCCAGGTGACTGGATTGGGGAAGGGGTTGGTCAAGGTGAGGCAAGGCCCGTGTGTGCGATCAGCGCCAGGGGCCGGAGGAAGCCAAATCCTGCCCGGTGGGTCCCACTTGAAGCTGAGACAGTGAACTCCCCAGTAACAGCAGTCGGACCCCAACTCTAAGGTCCAGAAAGCTAAAGGGAGGCAGGGTGAGACAGGGAAGAACTGCCCCAGGGGGCTActggggcccagagcaggggtCAGAGGTGACAGCTCAAGAGGGACGTCAGGTGTGGAGCTGAGGTCTGGGACCTGGTGGGTAGGAGGCCCGCGGCCAGGCTCATGGCCCCCACCCATCTCTGTCCCAGACTGTGCTTCTCTGGGGCCCGAGAGGGGCACCTGCCCAGCCTGCTGGCCATGATCCATGTCAGACGCtgcacccccatccctgccctcctcGTCTGTGTAAGTTGTGGGGCAAGGCTGGCTGGGAGGGGAGCCGGGGCCACCCAGCAACATGGGGAACGGCAGGGATTTGTCCTGGCCCTGGGGGGGCAGCCCACAGAGGGAGCGGGGAGGGCCGGGGCTACCGACCTCCTGGCCTGGGCTgatggaggcaggtgggaggccaCCCTCAGCCCGGTCCTCTACCAGTGCGGGGCCACAGCGGTCATCATGCTTGTGGGAGACACGTACACGCTCATCAACTACGTGTCCTTCATCAACTATCTTTGCTACGGCGTCACCGTCCTGGGCCTGCTCGTGCTGCGCTGGAGGCAGCCGGCGCTCCATAGGCCCATCAAGGTGAGGCCCGGGGGCGCACGGGCTGGCCCACGCTGTCTGAGCCACCCCTTCGGTCGTGTGGGCACCGGGAGCAGGTGATGACAGTGACCGGGATTCTAGCTTTGGCCGCGTGCTGGGTGCTGCTCGGGGCTGTACGTGCACTGACGAATCCGGCCCCACGAGGTGGGTGCTGTGAATACTCCCAGTTTACAAacaggaaagtgaggctcagataCTTTGCTCCTGGTCACACCGAATTCCCGGAGTGTGCACAAGGACAGAAGAGTCTAACCGGGGCTAAATGCAAATACTCGGTGAGCGTATAAATCCTGGAGCTAGAGAAGGGCTCAGTGGCTGAAACAATGCGAAACaccaaaaaagagggagagagaccccagccaaaggcaaaCAGCCAGTGAGCCACCGTTGCTGTGTGCAGCTCAGAGCCCCTGAAACTTTACAAATCCTCAAGCCGTCCCATGAGCTGGCTCCTAGCATGTTGGGCTAGAGGAGGGAGCCCTCACGCCTCAACTCCCAGGAGCGGGTGGGAAGCAGCTCGGACGCCCGGGGTGGGGTACCATTGGCACTCCCACCGGCTCTCCCCCAGGTGAACCTCCTGGTCCCTGTCGCATACTTGGTTTTCTGGGCCTTCCTGCTGGTCTTCAGCTTCATCTCGGAGCCCGTGGTGTGTGGGGTCGGCGTGACCATCGTCCTCACAGGGGTGCCTGTTTTCTTCCTGGGGGTGTTCTGGAGAAGCAAACCAAAGTGTGTGCACAGACTCACAGGTGAGCCGGGCAGCCTCCCCACGGCGGTGGGCCTGGGAATGCCACCCTCTTAGGGGCCCGCCCTGGAGCGGCGTCCCACAGGGTCTGGCCACCACCACAAGTCTCTCCAAGAGGTGGCCCCAGTGTCAAGGATCCACCCGAAGGGAGCCCCTGCCCCACAGGATCAGACCCAAGGTCTATCTGTTTGTCCGTCTGTCCTCAGAGTCCGTGACACGCTGGGGCCAGGAGCTGTGTTTCGTGGTCTACCCCCAGGGTGCCCCCGAGGAGGAGGAAAACGGCCCCTGCCAGCCCTCCCCGCTGCCCGCCATGGACAAGGCCTTGAAGACACAGTGAGACATTCGTGGAAGCAGCTGTTTCTGTTTACATGTTGTTTATTGAGGAGGTGTTTTTGCaaaataagggtttttttgttttgttttatttcgttttgtcctggaaaaaaaaaaaaaaagagatctaaCTCTTTGAGGCCGAGGCTGAGGGAGCCCTGCAGATGTGGACTGGGCTCCCCATCAGCACTGCCCCCTGGCTTTTCCTGAAAAGGTCTATGAATAAAACAGGGCTGGTGGGTGGTGTGCTTGTCTCAGGTGAGTCCCTGGTGGGCTTCACTCGGCGGGGCTCGTGTGGTGCTGGCTGCAGAAGGTGCCCCCGCAGGCGCTGGAGGAGGCCTTTGGCGTTTGGGGGCTCTGCCACTCGAGCCGGGAACTCCTTCTCTCCGTGGTGGGGTCCAGAGCCAGCCCTGCCCCAAAGGGACACCGGGATTGGGAGACACCTCCCCGGGACCCACAATGCCAGCCCAAGGCTCAGCTGCCCAGGACGGCCCAGGCGTTTCTGCGggaactaccttttttttttttccccataaatctCTGTGGAGTGTCAGGACTTGGGAGCCCGTGGCCTCACCCTAGTTTACAGGGGAAACTGAGAGCCTGAGACAGGATGGGATGGATTTGGCCAATGTCATTTGGTGCTCGACCACTGTCCCCTGAGAAAGCATCCAGCAGCATCTCCCAGAGATCTCAGGGCCTGCATGAGACCGTGGGCTTCCTCTACCCTGTGCCCaccttcccagccctgccttcGTGCCCAGGAGATTAACCCCTCAGCCACAGGGCAAAGGGCACCTGTCTGGCCAGGCCCACGCTGACACCACAGGCATGAGGATGGGGGCAGAAGCCTCCTTGCCCCTCCTCTGGGCTGGCTGGGAggacggggcggggaggggggagggctgaGCACCAACACAGGGCCCTCTGTGGACGGGGTCCGTCATACCCACGATCCTGTTCGGCCCGGCACAGCTCTGGCACCCTGGAGGGTGAACGAAGCGAGAAGCCATGGAAGAGTCCAGAGAGCCCTGCCCTAGCCCTCCTGCTGCCCGGAGATGGAGTCCCagaatggaggagggagagggagaccccAGGGTGTGTGCAGCGGGGCTCCTGACTCCACCTGCCTCCTCACTTCAGCCCCCACGGCCCCCCGCCCGCCATGCCCACCAGGGCTGGGGTGCCAAGGCAGCAAGCCGGCGGCTGGGCTTCCGGGCAGCCTCTCTGTAAGAAAGAAGGACGCGGAGGCAGGGTAGAAATGACTGTGTATTCCCTGGTTACAAAGCGGGGCTGTGGCGGTCACCAGCATGTCCAACGGGTCAACAGACCAGCAGGGCCTCATCGTCACTGGCCTCCAACGTTGGGGAGCAGGGTGGTGGGGGACTCCTGCAGACACCCAGTGGCTCTGGTGGGTGGGGGCCTAGGGTGCTGCTGGCAGTGGGAGCCGGGGGGTGAGGGTCCTGGGCCGTGCAGGGCTCCCGAGGCATGTCCACGGGGGCCGGGCTGTCCACCAGAGGGTCCCTGCCGGCTTTTCTGTCCTTGTCCACCAGCCTGCACTCCGGGTCCCGCAGGCCAGAGGGGGGCAGCACGGCAGATCCGACTTCTGGCCCATGGCCTGGGGCACTGGGGGGCCCGTCCCCAGCTGCCACGGGGCTGCCTGTGTCCGTGAGGGGTGCTGGGGGGTCCGGAGTGCTCCCTGATGCAGGCTGGAGGAGCCCGTCACCTAGCACCGTCTGTGAGGTGCGTGCGGCTGTCAGCAGTGGGATCTGTCCCCGCGGCACCCGCGGCCGGTGAAAGAGCCGGTTCCAGAGGCGGCCAAGGCGGCGGCGGGACGGCCCTCGGCGGGAGGCGTGGCGGCGCATCTGTCGCCGCATGGCTGTGCGAAGGTTCTGTAGCACCGAGGCCTGGAGGGGGCGGTGGTGGCGGAGGGCACAGAGGTCAGCACGACCCCAGGAGACCAACGTGTTCCCCCTGACCGTGGGCCCCCCACAGCACTCCCTGCCGGGGCCTCACCTCCCGCCTCCCTCGACCCTTGGGCCATGCGCTGTCCGCCTGGCCCCTCGGTCTCCCGGCTGGCCGTTCCGTGAGGTCCAAGCGGGCACCTGCGTCCCAGGGGGTCTCACCCTCTGGCACTCACCTGGGACGCACTGTAGACGGGGAAGTCCTCCACGGGCGGAATGAGGCCCTGTGCGATGAGCTGCCCGTAGGACGGGGGTGCCTCCCGCCGCACAAACTCGGCCTCCAGGCGCGTCATCTGGGTCTCGAAGGCCCTGAAGGCAGCAGGCAGGAGGGCGGCATGGCGGGGCTAGCTAGGACCGCACCCCACCGGCCCTCCACCACGACCCCCCGGGATGCCTGCGAGCCGCCCGCCCGCCCACCTGTACTCCTGCGTGCGCAGCGAGTAGAGCTTGAAGGCGCAGCCCAGCGCGATGACCAGCAGCAGGCCGCACACCAGGCTGCCGATGAGCGCTGCCGTGATGACCTTGCGGGGCACGGCCGCCAGGCAGCCGTGCTCGTCGCTGCCATCCTGGCAGTCCTCCTGGCCGTCGCAGCGCCACGTCTCAAAAATGCACAGGTTGGTGCCGCAGTGGAAGGTGCCGGGCTGGCAGGAGAAGCAGTTCTTCTCGTCGGCACCGTCCGGGCAGCTCTTCTGGTTGTTGCAGCGGTCTGCGGGCGCGTAGCACAGGCCGCTGCCGCCCTCGCAGGGGTACTGGTCTGGCGGGCAGGCGGGGCAGCCCTGCTCGTCGCGGCCGCTGGCGCAGTGCCACCAGCCATCGCAGCGCTGGGGCTCGGAGAAGCAGCCCTGCTCGCCCGCGTCGCCCGCAGCCCCCTCGCCGCCGCTCCCGCACGGCTGCTCCCACGGGAGGCAGTAGCCCTTCACCTGATAGGTGGCATTGAAGCCATGGCCGGCGCTGCGGGCGCGGGCATGGTAGGCCACGGTGAGGCGGCCCTGGGCGGCCTCGAGGCTCACAGGCCGGTGGTTGCTGCGGTAGGACAGCGTCTGCAGCAGGCGGTCGCCGCGCTCGCCCAGGCCCTCGTACACCTGCACGTAGTCGTCGTAGCCCAGCCGCAGCTCCAGCTGCAGCAGCACGCGCCGCGGGTCCTGCGTGTCCACCAGCCACGTGCAGTGCAGGTCCGAGGGCCCACGTGCCGCGCCGAACAGGTCTGGGGAGGCGAAGGATCCGTAGAAGCTGCCCAGCCGCCGGCCACATGCCAGGTCAGGGCAGCCCGCCTCGTCAGAGCCGTCCCCGCAGTCCTGCGTGCCGTCGCAGCGCCGCTCGGTGGGCAGGCAGCGGGTGGAGCGTGCCCCGCTGCAGGGGAAGGTGCCCCCGGGGCACAGGCTGCCCGGCGGCTCAGAGGCGGGCGCCGAGCAGTTGCCCTCGTCCGAGCCGTCACCGCACTCATCCACTGTGTTGCACTGCCATGGGCCCGGCAGGCACTTGCCGTTGTCGCAGCGGAACTCATCGGCCTGGCAGGACGCCTGGCCCAGCTTACCTATGGGGCGGAGAGCATGGGGGACGGTCAGGGGAGAGCAGAGCCTCCCTCCAGCGGGTGACTGGGGCCAGGAGCAGGCAGGGTGGCTCCCCTGtcccagcccagcctctgcaGGGCCTCTCCGTGCCCAGCCGAGGGGCGGAGACTCTTCAAATGCCCGGGTGGGCTCAGCCCTGACTTGAGCCAAGGGTGAGGGGTGAGCCACCCATTCTAGCCAAGTCTGTGAAGTGGGGTCAGTGAGCTCGAGGGGCTTCAAGGCACCCTGAGGCCCAGTCCCCTGATGGATGGGGCTGCTGGGGGAAACCCAGCAGGGAGTGGGCCAGGAGAGGGTGCTGCCAGGGCCGTGGGAGCCCACGTGCCCCTGGTGCCCGGCCCCACCCTGCTGCCAGCCTCACCTCGGATGTACGACAGACGGAAGCCCTGGGCCTGGCCGGAGCTGGAGGCGTCGGAGTGAAAGAAGATCCAGACGTGGTCCCGGGCTGAGATGAAGGCAGGTGGGATGGCAGAGCCGCAGAGCCGGAAGGCCTCCTGGCGGGGTGGGGCCGCTGGGCCCAGCATGAGCCAGTCCAGGGAGCACTGGTGGGACTCCTCCACGTCAAAGTTGCGGAAGCTGCAGGCGCAG
It contains:
- the SLC7A10 gene encoding asc-type amino acid transporter 1 yields the protein MAGHTQQPSGRRNPGPAPSPSPGPGPGPGASERVALKKEIGLVSACTIIIGNIIGSGIFISPKGVLEHSGSVGLALFVWVVGGGVTALGSLCYAELGVAIPKSGGDYAYVTEIFGGLAGFLLLWSAVLIMYPTSLAVISMTFSNYVLQPVFPNCIPPATASRALSMACLMLLTWVNSSSVRWATRIQDIFTGGKLLALSLIIGVGFVQIFQGHFEELRPSNAFDFWMTPSVGHLALAFLQGSFAFSGWNFLNYVTEELVDPRKNLPRAIVISIPLVTFVYTFTNIAYFTAMSPQELLASNAVAVTFGEKLLGYFSWVMPVSVALSTFGGINGYLFTSSRLCFSGAREGHLPSLLAMIHVRRCTPIPALLVCCGATAVIMLVGDTYTLINYVSFINYLCYGVTVLGLLVLRWRQPALHRPIKVNLLVPVAYLVFWAFLLVFSFISEPVVCGVGVTIVLTGVPVFFLGVFWRSKPKCVHRLTESVTRWGQELCFVVYPQGAPEEEENGPCQPSPLPAMDKALKTQ
- the LRP3 gene encoding low-density lipoprotein receptor-related protein 3 isoform X3, with product MITIRPGVGGIWTLQGSVSAEGIVPDGACFRNFDVEESHQCSLDWLMLGPAAPPRQEAFRLCGSAIPPAFISARDHVWIFFHSDASSSGQAQGFRLSYIRGKLGQASCQADEFRCDNGKCLPGPWQCNTVDECGDGSDEGNCSAPASEPPGSLCPGGTFPCSGARSTRCLPTERRCDGTQDCGDGSDEAGCPDLACGRRLGSFYGSFASPDLFGAARGPSDLHCTWLVDTQDPRRVLLQLELRLGYDDYVQVYEGLGERGDRLLQTLSYRSNHRPVSLEAAQGRLTVAYHARARSAGHGFNATYQVKGYCLPWEQPCGSGGEGAAGDAGEQGCFSEPQRCDGWWHCASGRDEQGCPACPPDQYPCEGGSGLCYAPADRCNNQKSCPDGADEKNCFSCQPGTFHCGTNLCIFETWRCDGQEDCQDGSDEHGCLAAVPRKVITAALIGSLVCGLLLVIALGCAFKLYSLRTQEYRAFETQMTRLEAEFVRREAPPSYGQLIAQGLIPPVEDFPVYSASQASVLQNLRTAMRRQMRRHASRRGPSRRRLGRLWNRLFHRPRVPRGQIPLLTAARTSQTVLGDGLLQPASGSTPDPPAPLTDTGSPVAAGDGPPSAPGHGPEVGSAVLPPSGLRDPECRLVDKDRKAGRDPLVDSPAPVDMPREPCTAQDPHPPAPTASSTLGPHPPEPLGVCRSPPPPCSPTLEASDDEALLVC
- the LRP3 gene encoding low-density lipoprotein receptor-related protein 3 isoform X2 is translated as MAVRASACVPKSRIHLLHAADDFEAIGLVNIVLTGRLSSAVPALAACSGKLEQHTERRGVIYSPAWPLNYPPGTNCSWYIQGDRGDMITISFRNFDVEESHQCSLDWLMLGPAAPPRQEAFRLCGSAIPPAFISARDHVWIFFHSDASSSGQAQGFRLSYIRGKLGQASCQADEFRCDNGKCLPGPWQCNTVDECGDGSDEGNCSAPASEPPGSLCPGGTFPCSGARSTRCLPTERRCDGTQDCGDGSDEAGCPDLACGRRLGSFYGSFASPDLFGAARGPSDLHCTWLVDTQDPRRVLLQLELRLGYDDYVQVYEGLGERGDRLLQTLSYRSNHRPVSLEAAQGRLTVAYHARARSAGHGFNATYQVKGYCLPWEQPCGSGGEGAAGDAGEQGCFSEPQRCDGWWHCASGRDEQGCPACPPDQYPCEGGSGLCYAPADRCNNQKSCPDGADEKNCFSCQPGTFHCGTNLCIFETWRCDGQEDCQDGSDEHGCLAAVPRKVITAALIGSLVCGLLLVIALGCAFKLYSLRTQEYRAFETQMTRLEAEFVRREAPPSYGQLIAQGLIPPVEDFPVYSASQASVLQNLRTAMRRQMRRHASRRGPSRRRLGRLWNRLFHRPRVPRGQIPLLTAARTSQTVLGDGLLQPASGSTPDPPAPLTDTGSPVAAGDGPPSAPGHGPEVGSAVLPPSGLRDPECRLVDKDRKAGRDPLVDSPAPVDMPREPCTAQDPHPPAPTASSTLGPHPPEPLGVCRSPPPPCSPTLEASDDEALLVC
- the LRP3 gene encoding low-density lipoprotein receptor-related protein 3 isoform X1 is translated as MLSASLGILDVGGRGHPEPREVNIVLTGRLSSAVPALAACSGKLEQHTERRGVIYSPAWPLNYPPGTNCSWYIQGDRGDMITIRPGVGGIWTLQGSVSAEGIVPDGACFRNFDVEESHQCSLDWLMLGPAAPPRQEAFRLCGSAIPPAFISARDHVWIFFHSDASSSGQAQGFRLSYIRGKLGQASCQADEFRCDNGKCLPGPWQCNTVDECGDGSDEGNCSAPASEPPGSLCPGGTFPCSGARSTRCLPTERRCDGTQDCGDGSDEAGCPDLACGRRLGSFYGSFASPDLFGAARGPSDLHCTWLVDTQDPRRVLLQLELRLGYDDYVQVYEGLGERGDRLLQTLSYRSNHRPVSLEAAQGRLTVAYHARARSAGHGFNATYQVKGYCLPWEQPCGSGGEGAAGDAGEQGCFSEPQRCDGWWHCASGRDEQGCPACPPDQYPCEGGSGLCYAPADRCNNQKSCPDGADEKNCFSCQPGTFHCGTNLCIFETWRCDGQEDCQDGSDEHGCLAAVPRKVITAALIGSLVCGLLLVIALGCAFKLYSLRTQEYRAFETQMTRLEAEFVRREAPPSYGQLIAQGLIPPVEDFPVYSASQASVLQNLRTAMRRQMRRHASRRGPSRRRLGRLWNRLFHRPRVPRGQIPLLTAARTSQTVLGDGLLQPASGSTPDPPAPLTDTGSPVAAGDGPPSAPGHGPEVGSAVLPPSGLRDPECRLVDKDRKAGRDPLVDSPAPVDMPREPCTAQDPHPPAPTASSTLGPHPPEPLGVCRSPPPPCSPTLEASDDEALLVC